The genomic window AAACACCAAGACCACCAGCAGGGGGACACCCTCCTGCTCCAGGTACACAGACACATGGAACAGGTAAGAGTGCAACATCTCCTAAGGGCAagttaggaaaaaaggaatgtgggAACGGAGTGGTATCTGGTAGTATAAATGATGCTCTGGCGTATATTGGAGACAATCACAACGATCCTCCAGCATCAAATGATAGTGTACAGGATAAGAATGAAGCTAGTAACTTGACCGGTCCCCTTGAAGTATGAGGTACTCAACGGGCTGatattaacataaaaaaaatcactacTTCCATTACTGCAGATCCAGGTATAACTAAGGGTCCCCAAGCTCAAACTCCTAGCACAGAAACGGACCAAAGTACAGTCACTGGTAGTGCGCCCACTGAAGCTTCAGGTTCTCCACCTCATGTTCCAGGtaatagtaataaaaaaaaaaaaaagtactattttctcctttgtgtGCATGAGGGTGAACCTTcgggaaattttaaaattcttattattccctttccatattcattttttaggtGCAGAAGATGCTGTTAAAATTAAGAAACCCGATGATCAGACCGGTGCCGTGGTGAGTGGTAATAAAGATCAAGGTGTTCTTGTCCCTGGAGCAGGTATTCCAGTAGTCTCAGGTGGCTTAGTACCGGGTGCAGGCGGTGTTGTATCTGGTGTCCCAGGAGTAGGTGGTGTTCCAGGGGTTGGTACTCCAGCTGCTGCTGCAGGTGGAGGAGGTGGTGGGGGAAGTGCTGGAAGTCATCCAGATGGTCAAGTTCATGGTGCAGAAGGTAGGCAACCCCAAGTACCAGCATCCCCTGTCCTTCCTGCTCGACCACCCCCTCCACCACCTCCAAGACGACCATCCACACCACGGCAATTACTATCATCATCTGGAATAGGTGCTCCAGCAAAGAAGAGTGGACCAGGGTTAGGTGCCGGAGGCACCCTCCCTGTACCAGCCCAAGTTAGTAACAGGATAGACCCTTCTGACCTCCTTACCGCATACCTTCCTAGCATTCCTGTATTCCTTGGTATTTCTGCTCTGAGTTATCTactctggaaggtaagaaaaaaaaaaaaaaggaacacacaccttctaacccttcctttttcatacTCTAAATGTACAATTCGCACTTGTTTTATGCTGATTGTTCTGTTCTTAAGAGCAATATTTCGCACCCTAAAAATTACTTAACcccactttccttcctttcttcccttcttttttttagtattttttcctcgctaaaggaagaaaacgtcAGAGAAGAGCACATCAAATACGTGGTCCTGCAGCTTTacaagaacaactccttcaTCATGTGGAACAGGcggatggtccacatgaatataccttagtaaaggaacgcagacaaccaagatctgctCCAACAGGAAGAATGAAGAGGCCAGAGGAACGTGCTTGTCGTCGTGTTGGTAGAcgtaccattattgatattcatttggAAGTCTTAGAGGAATGTCAAAGGGAAGACCTGCATTcgaggaaggaagacttttttgaaattttggttcaagaatttattgGATGTAAGTTCATAAAAGGAGAACcacttcctaaggaagatgttcctcagaaacaggttccaagttcagcttccgggtttagggaaaaagactttgttcctaaggatgatgttcctaaggatgatgttcctaaggaacaggtacaaagttcagattccgggtttagggaggaagactttgttccaaaggaagaagttcctaaggaactggttccatgttcagattccgggcttagggaggaagactttgttcctaggGAAAATGTACCTAAGGAGCCTCTTTATTAAgaacactttccttaggaaggaacaatttgTAGCCACCTTATTGTGGATGCTAATCcttgtgttgttgtttgaagagtgtgaaatggaagaaaatgtgtgcgTATGATAAAAGTATTGCatatttagatcatttattacaaaatgtttGACATAACCATTGTAGGTGTCATTGTGACAAACAATGGGAAtagaaattattatataggGTATTATATTTAATAATGTCCTCCTTAAGCTTGCGTTCTTCCCTCCctccctcctttcttttttttttttttttttttgtactaaGGTTCTTACGTTAATGTGTAACAAACATAagtcaaggaaaaaaatttcccactTCATTCTGACTTGTTTGGGAAACTTTCTACTTAACTGACTTGTTGgtaaactttttaattcatttttatttgtttgcaacttctttttattgaagattcaaaatgtttatttattttgttacaaaaatttttatttttataattttttctatctttctttaaatacccaaatattttttcgaaaagataagtactttttttttctctctctctttttttgtaaattttcatttaactAAGCGCCTTTTTAAatcttttcacattttcaatttttcaattcttaATTTTAACCCTTAAAAGGGTGTTCATATTCTCTATACTTACACGGTGTGAGAGCCACCACTTTCTATTGTGTGTGGATGCTAATCTTTGGCGACAATGGTGTGTTTGAGGAATgtgtgaaatggaagaaaatgtgcatgATAAGGAGCTttatttagatcatttattaaTAAACACTTTGACACAACGGAGATAGGGCATGTCGCAGGAAAATACCACTAAACAAGTGCTTCCCTCGTTCAGCTGTTCGAACGATTAATGTGACGCGCTCTACCCTTTTTGCCTCACCCAGAACAATTTCATCCTTAAAGaagttgtcttttttttttttttttttcttccaaagtGTGGCAAATTtgaaataaacaaatttcATTAAAACTTTTGTCTTTgagaaagaacaaacaaaaaaactgAACAATTTGAAAGGGGCATTTTACAgtattgtaaaaatttttaaaagtaatACTTTCCCCAGTAAATgatgtgtgtgcatttttttttgttttttttttttttaaattccgtGTGTACGTAATATATACACCGCCGCCCAACCGTTGTGTCACTTGCGTGCATATTTCTGCACTGTACTGGCTTCGTGTAATAGCTGTAATTATTGCCATTAAGAGGCTTTCCGCTCGGGCAATAAATCATACGTACATAGCATTTGCTCGTTTGTTAGCTGGAAATTTCACTATCATTACGGAGACAGGTGTTTTTCCGTCTCTGGGAAGTTGCGTAACCATGTATGTGTGTTTCGTTAGGAGTAAAAGTTTGGCGCGTATGCCTTCTGGGTGTATTGCATATTCGTGgtgaataaaaggaaaatgcataAGCGGCCAATGGCGCCTGCCCCCATGTACATAACGCAGAccgcatatgtacatgcgtttatatgtgcacatttagcCGTACATTTATTCGCACAATTATATTTGCGTTTATGCATACATTTATGCATAATTAGTATATTCCTTTGCTAtctcatttttaacatttttttttttttttttttcgtacttCCAAAAATTGCCTGAACAATAAATAATTTGTTAGCCACATCAATTCAAAATAGCTAACTGGAAAAACAGATTTGGTTAAAAATTATTGCAAGGTAAAAAGTGATGAAATGgcaaaatattaaaaaaaaagaaattcgaagtggaaaaaaagaataaggcGAAGACGAAGAGGTAAAGCGAATGCAGAAAAACTGTTATTACGTGTAAATTCTCGAAAAACGCAAGGTTTCAAAAAGGCGTACTCTcccactacatatatataacttcctttttttcagcgtaaagacgaaaaaaagcGATTAGAATTTAATAGGGGGCGCCTTCAAAAACTTTTTAgcgcaaaatattttttgtgccatTCATCGCGATTTCGCATAAAATGGCGATATTTTTTTAgagttttgtttttccacAAAATTTGGCATGATCATTAGGCGGCCAAGTGGCAATTATCATTCTACgttgaacaaattttttgtgcggcataaaaaaatacagcaTGTTCACGTTTGCGCAGTGATCGTTATATGCccaatatgcatatatttgtatacgTAATTTGTAACGCCCccaatttttcattcctttttttgtctaTATATATCCCAATTGATgatttaaataaatatgaaaatgCCCCCGTCGCCACAagataaattttcttttgcgAAGGGGGTACGCATgtactttccatttttgcatttaacttaattttttataaaataattctATCATAAAAGGATAATCTACAAACTGACAATatttacgaaaaaattacataaaaaaaaaaaaaacgttaatTAATGCTACATCACAGATGTTTTGAAatgccttcttttttcatccccattttgttttaaaaagaTATTGTTAAGTGGgatgaatatacatatgtacatatatatatatatcccaTTTCAtatactttccttttttcgttcgcaactttttgcttaattttttataaatgcataaaaaCGAGAATATGTTTTGTAGCAATGAATTTATTCTAGGTTCTTTGTAATCTGCGAAAGTTACCTATTTCatgaataaattttgtcGGCAaagttcttcatttttttccctgcctatatatacatgttagTGCGCCCCCCACCAATTTGACGTACCATCCTTTGCGTTTTTGATTTTTCCCAAGGAGCGTATGTTAGGTGCTCTCCCGCCCGTGTCTAGGTGATTACCCAAACGGGAGCAGAAGAATTGTGAGGCGTTGCTAGATCATGTCAGAACAAAGCGGTTACTCCGTTcgcgtttattttttacattacaATTTGTGCAGCAATTAGTGTATCTATTTGCAAACCCATTTGTGAACCCACATTTATGTCCATATTGGCTGCACCTGCTTGGGAACCTCTCCAGAAGTAAGCGCTGCAAATATAACCGCCATCGAACGAACAGATGAATCTTCACGCATGAAAACTGCCaagacaaataaaaaatggagggcgaaaaaataaaatccaaCAGCATTTCCAATTTCTCCGTCACGTACGAAAGGGAATCTGGGGCCAACAGCAACAGCGACGATAAAAGTGTAAGCAGCAGCGAAAATGAGTCCAACTCGTTCATGAATTTGACAAgtgacaaaaatgaaaagacaGAAAATAACAGCTTCATTCTAAATAATAGTAGCTTTGCAAATATGAAAGATAGCTTTTTGGAATCCATCGACTTGAGCATTTTAGACTCGAACTTTGATTCGAAGAAGGACTTTTTGCCAAGTAATTTatccaaaaattttaacaatttgTCGAAGGAAAACCTTgggaataaatatttaaataaactattaaataaaaatgacgcTGTATTTATGCCAAAGGGTAAAGACATGAATTTAATGGAAAACAACATGGGCAGTAACAACCTGCCAGTAAAGAGCGGCAACAAGAAGGAGGGGTTCATGGATTCGTCCACGCCAATTAATGCGAATGAAGATAACGCAATGAATAACCTCAAAAAATTTAGCAATGCTAATAATATTAATGATACTtatgagaagaaaataatcgAAACGGAGTTGAGTGATTCTAGTGACTTTGAAAACATGGTGGGGGATCTCAGAATCACGTTTATAAATTGgctaaaaaaaacacaaatgaaTTTCATCAGAGAAAAGGACAAGCTATTTAAAGATAAGAAGGAACtagaaatggaaagaataaGACTCTacaaagaaatagaaaatagAAAGTCAATAGAAGAACAGAAACTGCAcgatgaaaggaaaaaactggACATTGATATATCAAACGGGTATAAACaaattaagaaagaaaaagaagaacacaGAAAAAGGTTCGATGAGGAAAGGCTACGATTTTTGCAAGAAATagataaaataaagttaGTCCTCTatttagaaaaagaaaaatatttccaagaatataaaaattttgaaaatgataagaaaaaaattgtcgaTGCTAATATCGCAACGGAAACTATGATTGATATAAACGTCGGGGGGGCCATATTCGAAACTTCGAGGCACACCCTAACACAGCAGAAGGATTCTTTTATAGAAAAATTGCTAAGTGGCAGATACCACGTAACGAGGGATAAGCAAGGAAGGATATTCTTAGATAGGGATAGCGAGCTATTTAGAATCATATTAAACTTTTTAAGAAATCCACTTACAGTTCCGATTCCGAAGGATTTAAGCGAAAGTGAGGCCCTGCTAAAAGAGGCAGAATTTTATGGTATTAAATTTTTGCCCTTCCCCTTAGTTTTTTGCATGGGTGGTTTTGATGGGGTAGAGTACCTAAACTCTATGGAGCTTCTCGATATTAGCCAACAGTGTTGGCGCATGTGTACACCCATGTCCACGAAGAAGGCATATTTCGGAAGTGCTGTTTTGAACAATTTTCTATACGTTTTTGGAGGAAATAATTATGATTATAAAGCCCTTTTCGAAACTGAGGTGTATGATCGGTTAAGGGATACATGGTTTGTTTCTAGTAATTTGAATATCCCTCGAAGAAACAATTGTGGAGTTACATCCAACGGAAGAATCTACTGCATTGGTGGGTATGACGGGTCGTGTATAATTCCCAATGTGGAAGCCTATGATCATAGGATGAAGGCTTGGGTAGAAATCGCCCCATTGAATACGCCACGATCTTCCGCCATGTGTGTAGCCTTTGACAACAAAATCTATGTCATTGGTGGAACCAATGGAGAAAGATTAAATTCGATTGAAGTTTATGATGAAAAGATGAACAAATGGGAACAATTTCCGTACGCTTTGTTAGAAGCTAGAAGTTCAGGCGCAGCTTTTAACTACTTAAATCAGATATATGTTGTTGGGGGTATTGACAATGAACACAATATTTTGGACTCCGTCGAACAGTACCAACCTTTTAATAAAAGGTGGCAATTTCTGAATGGAGTTCCAGAGAAGAAGATGAATTTTGGTGCAGCCACACTGTCCGATTCGTATATCATCACGGGTGGCGAAAATGGCGATGTCTTAAACTCCTGTCACTTTTTCTCTCCAGATACGAATGAGTGGCAAATAGGGCCCTCTCTCCTCGTCCCCAGATTTGGACATTCAGTTTTAATTGCGAATATATGAATGTCAAGGgggatatataaaaagggggaggatgaAGCGGGGGCTGGATGTGGGAGAGTTATGTAAGGGAGGTGCACCacacacccctttttttgctataACTTTCTCgggtttgttttttcccagTGACGCAGTTGTGTGCATGTTGGCATAGAGAACGATTCAAAAGGTGATGAGTGAGATGATGGCGCCCGATTCGAAGGTGGAAGCGCGCAAGTGCAAGTGAGTAGCCTCCTTCTATTTGGAAAAGGTGGCCACCCTGTACAGCTAAGCTGCGCCGAGTGTACACGTCTGTTTGGATgtaacataaatatatataatttgttGCACGCAGTGATGAAaaagtgatttttttttttttctacgcGTTTTCAAGAATACACTATATGGCATTGTATGAATATTTACGCACAGACTTGTGCACATGTTTTAAGTGTGCTTGTCCCCTTTGCACTGCGTGTTgttattaattaatttttttttttttttttttaatctcaCTTTTCTCGTTTACCTTGTCGCCCCATCCGCCACGTGGTATTCGTCCCCCCCATTTTATTCGTACTTATCAGTCCCCTGTTTTATCAACCCATTCGTTTTTTAAGATGGCACATGTCGTGTATAACACGCGCATGTGAAAACAAGTGCGTGCCGACGCAATTGTGTGTGTCCTggatatgtacatgcatagCATATGAACTGTATGcagacaactttttttttgccgcttTGGCGCCTACCCATTTTGTGACCCTCttagactttttttttattctgccAAGAActcataattttttagaaaagTCTTTTCCCTAATTTGAACACACCAACAATGAACATTTACGCGTCGTATGTGCGCACAgatatgtacaaatatgtatagatatatataatttttttttcttggggaAGTCAATTTTACCCCTTTTGAAGGGGGAACAACCGCATGGGCTGGGAGAAGCGCAtccaagaggaaaaaaaaaaaaaagggaccccTCGCAATTGCTACATTTAACATTGTTGAGAGTGCGAAAGGATGCgctgatctttttttttttgcctaatATTCAGTTAAAAGGTCCCCATTTATAGGCTCCTGCTCGTTCTCCATTTTGTAGGGGATGTAGCCTTGGGTTTTTTTGGACGCACAAAGTTGGCTGCTCTAGCGAAGGGCTGCAGCTTACCGTTGCACCACGGCTATTTGTGCGGAGTAGTCTTTGAACAAATGAGCAGAGTTATTATAACGATCGTAGTGATCACGCATGAGCAGACTGCACAGGTGATTGTTCGATGTCCATATGGATGAGACCCCCTCCCAAAGGTGCATCCTTTCCTGCGCCGTGTGAAAAAAGTGTTGCCTTCCCTCGTTTGGCCACTTCCTAACCCCCGATGGATAACATTCTTAAGGTACTTAAGAAACAAAGGCAGCTATCGCTGTGTGATCATGTGAAGCGCATCGGCCCAGGCAATTTCACCAATTTGGACCCAACCCATTTGGAAGATTTTCTAAAACAATTGAGCGAAATACGTAAtgcaaaaagtgaagaaggggaaggggaggaGTATGTGTTGGAAGCGCCTCCACTCATCAACATCAGTAGCATCCACGAGTGTAATGAGGAGCCACCCAACGGGAGCATATTTATCGACACGTATAAAAAAGCAGACTTAAGGAACGAATTGAAACATATAGGTCTGGAAATTATTAAACAGAGTGAAGTCGCCGTTTTGATCTTAGCTGGTGGTATGGGATCCCGTCTTGGCTTCAGGAAGCCGAAGGGGTTACTAGAAATTACGCCAGTTCTGAAGAAGACATTCTTCCAATTCTACTTTGAGCAAGTAAAATTTTTGGTAGAGTACACTGTAGCAGTTGACACGGTTCAGGGGGAGCATGATCATGCCAGTGGGAAAAGTATCATGGACTGCTCCATCCGATCAAGTGCAAGAGGGGAACCCCCCTCCCCGAAGAGTAACTCCTCCAACGGAACGACCATCTACGTCTACGTAATGACGTCCGAGTACACACACAACGAAACGGTTCACTTtttggaagagaaaaattttttcggattaaaaaaggaaaatataaaattttttaagcagAGCAATAATTATGCCACCGATTTTAACTACAATATCGTCCTGTCTAATGAGAATACGTTGCTGACATCTCCCGGGGGAAATGGAGACCTCTTCAGTGCCCTCCACAAAAACCAAATAATTGAAGAtatgatgagaaaaaaaataaaatacgtTCAAGTTGTAAGTATTGATAACgtgttaaataaaatatgtgacCCTGTGTTAATTggtttttgttcctttttccattgCGATGTTGCTAATAAGGCGGTTAAAATGGAGGATGTAGGATCAATGGGCATTTTTTGCCTAAAGCGggcaacaaaaaaggagccaTCCGACAACACCATCAAGAACGAATTCTCCGTGTGTGAATACACAGAATTGAACGAATACATTTTGAACAACCCGGAGCTCTTTACATATGGCAACATTTGTCACcacattttttctctatctTTCTTACACCAGATTGTAAAGGGTAAACTTTACAACCATATGAAGATGCATCAAAtagtgaagaagaaggagtacTACAATTTTGGGGAGggtaaaaatggggacaGTCCTTTGGtcacttcttcccccctttactGCTAcgaatatttcatttttgacGTTTTTAAATATGCCAAAAGGATTTTATCTTTAGAAGTTTCCAGAGATGATGAATTTTGTCCAATAAAAAGTAACGACAATGGAATGGCTATCctaaatgcacaaaaaaaattaagtaaGATGCATACAGCGTGGCTTGAAAATATGAACTTCACCATAGTTCCTAACCCTGTGGAGAATCTCAACTGGTGTGAAATTTCTCCTCTTGTGTCTTACGatggaacttttttttttcacttgcctgcacagaaaaatgtgcacctGCCGTTTGCGCTCGATTTGCCTTCACCCTCCTAACTGCTCATTCGGAAACAGCTcttaaaaaaacacacattcATGCGGACTTTACAGGGGAAAGAGGGGGCTAAGGAAAAACGTAATATGACCCAGCTGTACCATGCAACTAAGCACACATAGTTACTCATATATTTAGCTTCTCCAACCGGATATACTAACTTTCTTCTGCAGTTTAAGGAATTTTGCGTCCATCCGGTAGGACCAGAGGGtctctaatttttttgggcTTTGCGAAGTGGTTGTCGAACAGGATCTTCTTCTGCTCTTCGTTGATCACCGGGAATTTGTCTCCAACCTGGGGGGGAGGCGTTGACGTAGCGGTGATGTAGGGATGGTGAAGGGGTAACAAAAATGGTGCACATTTGTACAACGTGTCCATCCCAGCTGTACCTTTAAGTTATGTTCCTTTGCATGTCCGGGCTGCAAATAATGTTCAGGTGGGGAAAGGAGCGTATGTGGATGGGGTTAATCATGCAGTGGAACAGCACGTTAATtattgtacacacattcgaaaaaaataaaaacacagctcattcctttttaatgcGATGCAGCGCAGATATAGGGGCTAATTTGGAGGAAGTGCTAAATAAGAAAAGTGCGCTTATAACTCCACACTTTTGCACAATCGTGCacattttcgtttttcttcctgctcaCCGCTGCCTGGATGACGAATCTGGGTTCCTTATCCCGCTCGCTTTCCTCCAGCTTCTTGTCGTAAGGGGGTCTGTTCTCCTGCAAGGAAGGGGAATCACAAATTGAAATTGAACGGAGAGGGGTGTTACATGGGGTGGGAACAGTCTACTCAAACGTCTCTGCCTTAGCACACGTATATGTGCACGTGCATGTAATCGCATGTAGCGGCTCTCCACTGGGGTGTTTGACCCCTTTTTATTGTATCCCCTTATCCTGCCCTTCTTTCCAAGCTCGCCTATCTTACCTCAATATTCATTATTGTTCCATCAgagtgcacataaaaaatgtcacaCCTGAACAAGTCGTAATTTATCTGCTTATCTGGTGGAGCCCTTTTATTGTAATTTTCGATGAACTTCCTAGCGTTAACAAATCTGTTAGGGTCCCTATAAAGTATACtctttaactttttccttctgtagaAATGCATGTTGGTGCTGGGATCTCCGTCTCTTATTATTTCATCTAAGGACGGAAAAATATTCGAGTCagatttttcactttcatATTGaaatccttcttcccttaaCTTCCTTTTAATGTCCATATCGACAGGTTCAAAACTGCttatgatatttttaaaaggagaaaaataaaacaggtTTGACATTGGACTGGCTggtttttttgcatattttacaaatttcTTATCATTTCTTATGTTTATTTCGGAACAATCGAACTTCCTTTCTGGTCTCTGTGTGTTTGCCTCGTACAATTTGTTGCTTATCTTttttatgccattttttggACATCTCTTTTGCTTTACAAAGTAGTATGGTCTTTTCCGTATGTTCACTCCATTGGGCAAGGTGGCTTCGGTTAACTGGGCGGCGCGATAGTTGCTTCTACTGTAGCATCCCTGGGATCTTACTAAAATGGTTATATGTCTACAGACCAGAAAAAGAATCACTCGGAGGAGGACTTTCCCGTTCGCCAGCCTGTACATTTACGCGAGCAGGGGCAGGAACATCACGCACACATTCGACATGTGGTACGAaataatgaggaagaaaaacagtgttaaaaaaaaaaagagaacacaTTAAATGGGGGAACTTGAAATaggatttttcttcctctcccgtaaaaacaacaaaaaatgtgttccccttttggggaGAAGCGCAACACagttccttttatatatatatatatatataatgcgaGAACTCTAGGGAAGTTTGCCTATTTGACCCTTTTGCACAGGCTGAGATGATATACCAATGATCTGTGGTGGAAGATCTTTCACAATTTggcatttttgttcattttctcCCCCATTCGTGAATTTTTCTCAAGTTGTGTATTTCTTTCATCAAATTCGCTCAGGTTCTAGAGCGATGTGAAAACCTCAGCGAGCTCTTCGCGCGTGTTATTTCCCGCGGTGCCTTAAGAATctttatattatacatttaCAAACGGGCAAGCGTCAAAAATGGCTGTTGCATGTTGCACAAATGAGAGTTATTATTTGGGCAGTTGGGAGGCCCATCAATAGGGATGACACAAAAAGGTTtccaaatttaaaaattcaaaaatgaaaaggtaaaattaaaaatgttacatGCACACGCCGTCCCGCGGGTTTACTCtgactgcaaaaaaaaaaaatacatttcaCAATTATAGGCGGATGGCCACTCttaaaacgcaaaaaaaggcGGGCTTTTCAAACACACACGGGACGGAATTAATCAAGTGGCCGTATTTTGTGCTGATAGCCAGAAGTTGCGCACCATCGGAAGGAGCGCATGCCATCACACCACCCCAGAGGTACAGCGTATGCTCAACGGAGTGACGATCAAaacgttttttcttttttttttttttttttttttttttttttattgcaatGTGTAGCCACATGCACACCGCGGTGCAATGGTCCAAACATTGACATGCACCTTTGGTTACTTGGTTCCTCTTCCCCCGACCTCAGGGGCGATCTACTCTTCCGCATTCCAATCCTTGAACATGAGGATGAAGTCGTCCATGCCCAATTTCTGCGGAGCGAATTTCATCTCTGAGTTAAGTTTGTTGCCCTCTTGAGTTAAAATTTGGTTTGCCGTGTACTGCTTGCTCTGATGGATTTGTagaattctttcttccactgTTTTTTCCAAAACGAACTTGTAAATGCTAACGTCCTTTAGCTGTCCAATTCTGTGGACACGTTCAAAGGCCTGGTCTTCGATGGCCGGGTTCCACCACAAGTCCATCAAATACACTTTGGACGAAACGGTAAGGTTGAGACCAACTCCACCTGCTTTCAGCGAACATAAGAGAACTTTTCCAGAGAATTTTTCTACAGGAATTGGAGAAGAAGGTTTAGTAAATCCAATTCCCGGTTGGTacactttccccttttgtacATTAAACCAAAGGAGAGTAGCTTTTCTCTCTTCATATGTTAAAGATCCGTCATATATTTTGTTGGGAATATTATGCAAAGTTAGTAATTTTTGTATAATTTTAAGAAATCCAATCCATTGGGAAAATACAACAATGTGTAGTTCATTTTTCATGTCATTTTGTATATGATCAAATAGTTGCTTCAATTTTGTGGAGTACACgaagttttcctttttcattttttttagaagtTCATCTAGAGGTGATTTATTCTCCTGTAGCGTTTTCAACGATTTTAAA from Plasmodium coatneyi strain Hackeri chromosome 12, complete sequence includes these protein-coding regions:
- a CDS encoding SICA antigen; the encoded protein is MKRPEERACRRVGRRTIIDIHLEVLEECQREDLHSRKEDFFEILVQEFIGCKFIKGEPLPKEDVPQKQVPSSASGFREKDFVPKDDVPKDDVPKEQVQSSDSGFREEDFVPKEEVPKELVPCSDSGLREEDFVPRENVPKEPLY
- a CDS encoding UDP-N-acetylglucosamine pyrophosphorylase; translated protein: MDNILKVLKKQRQLSLCDHVKRIGPGNFTNLDPTHLEDFLKQLSEIRNAKSEEGEGEEYVLEAPPLINISSIHECNEEPPNGSIFIDTYKKADLRNELKHIGLEIIKQSEVAVLILAGGMGSRLGFRKPKGLLEITPVLKKTFFQFYFEQVKFLVEYTVAVDTVQGEHDHASGKSIMDCSIRSSARGEPPSPKSNSSNGTTIYVYVMTSEYTHNETVHFLEEKNFFGLKKENIKFFKQSNNYATDFNYNIVLSNENTLLTSPGGNGDLFSALHKNQIIEDMMRKKIKYVQVVSIDNVLNKICDPVLIGFCSFFHCDVANKAVKMEDVGSMGIFCLKRATKKEPSDNTIKNEFSVCEYTELNEYILNNPELFTYGNICHHIFSLSFLHQIVKGKLYNHMKMHQIVKKKEYYNFGEGKNGDSPLVTSSPLYCYEYFIFDVFKYAKRILSLEVSRDDEFCPIKSNDNGMAILNAQKKLSKMHTAWLENMNFTIVPNPVENLNWCEISPLVSYDGTFFFHLPAQKNVHLPFALDLPSPS